The sequence AAGGCCCGCGATCTGGGCATGCGAGACAGTTACTTTGTCAATCCGCATGGCCTCCCGGCCAAGGGGCAGTACACCACCGCGCGCGACATGCTGACCCTTGCCCGCGCCTATCTGCATACCTACCCCGATGCGTTACGCTTCCATAATACCCATGTACTGAACTACCGGGGCCGCGTCACCTGGAACAAAAACCCCCTTCTTGGGCAGTACCCTGGCGCGGACGGCCTTAAAACCGGCTGGATCAACGCCTCGGGCTACAATATGATTTTCACGGCGCTCAAGGGCGACAAACGCCTGCTGGCCGTTATCATGGGTGCGCCCGATTCGCAGATCCGCAGCATTGAAGCCTTCCGCCTGTTGGATGCCGGTTTTGAGGTATGCAACAGCGAGGCTCCCACAGTGCTGGCCGCTCTGGACACCCTGCCGCGCGAAAAGTATCACCCCGACATCCGCAAGAATGCCCGCGAGGCATACCATCAATTTGCCGGAAACGACCAGGGCGAGGGTGCCCAGACTGTACACCGCGCCAAGGCCACAAACCACAGCAAGCAGGCCAAGGCGACCAAAACGGCCAAAAACAAAAAGAAAAACGTGGAAAAAGTCGCACGCCAGCGCAGCAATGGCACCGATGGGCAGGCAGCCCGCCGCGTTGCCAACAACGCCAGCTAAAGCAAAGCCGCCCAACTGAAAATTTTGAAGGCCCGTGAACCACAAAGGTTCACGGGCCTTTCTTATAAAACCGGGGGGGAGAGACGTTCCACGCTATTGCGCAGTGTAGCCACCGTCTACAGTATAACAACCGCCGGTAATGAACGATGCTTCATCTGAAAGCAAAAAAGCCGCCAGTTTGCCCACCTCTTCCGGTTTCGCCATCCGTTTCATGGGGTGAGATTCCGCCATCATCTGCCGAACGCTTTCCGGCAACTCTTTCATCCGGGGGGTATCAACATAGCCTGGGGCCAGAGCGTTTACACGTATACCTTTTTCTGCAAATTCCAGCGCAACAGATTGCGTCAGTCCCACAACGCCGTGTTTGGCGCAAGTGTAAGGGGCAATCCCCGGAATCCCCACCATGCCGTTGACGGCGGAAAGATTGACCACCGCGCCACCTCCGTTCCTGAGCATGGCGGGGATAGCATACTTCATCCCATAAAAAACGCCGCTCAGATCCGTCTGGATAACTTCCTGCCAGTCTTCCACATCATAATCGCATATGGAGACGCCATGCGGCCCGGTTATACCCGCATTGTTCACAAGATAGTCAATTCTTCCCCAGCGTTCCATGATCGAATCAATCAAGTTTTTGACGGAAATATGGTCTTTGACATCTGCAATCATGGGGAAAACGCGTTGTCCGGATGGATCCATGTTCCGTGCCGTGGCCTCAATAGCCGCACTGTCCCTGGCCGTTATAACCACTGTAAGCCCACGGCCATAAAGCTCCTGAGCGATGGCTTCGCCAACGCCAGTGGAAGCGCCTGTAACTATGGCGATATTGCCCCTAAATTTCATTGGTTACGCCTTTTCCTTTCCCTTGGCGGACGAAGCTACGATTTTGCGGCAAAGGGTCGCAAAGGTTTCGCGTTCCTGTTCCGACAAGGCGGCTTCGATAGTGAGCAGCAGTTCTTTTCTGAATTTTTCCGCTCTGTTAAGAAAATCTCTTCCCTCGGGAGTGATTGATATGTCGTAACTGCGCCTGTCGGTTCCGCTTTTCTTTTGCACAATATAATTTTTATCCAAAAGCCTTTTGGTAAGCTTGGACGTGCCAGATTGCGAAATTCCACGCAGGGTGGCCAGTTCCGTGGTGGTTTTGCTGCCGTTCGTGACCAGGGCATCCAAAATTTCGTATTGCGCGGTGGTGATGCCTTCCACATTGAATCGGTTAAGAGTGTTGATTACCAAACATTGAAAAGGGATGTACGATTTTTCCAACATATCGTTTTCCATAAACACCTCATATATAGAACTGGGGAAATATATTCCTCGGTTGATATATGACCGTGTCATGTATTTAGTCAAGAACACTTCGCGCCCCAGGTCTCACCTAAACTAGGGCTGACCAAGGCGTTAACATTCTTAAAGTTTGTGGGATGTTGCTGAATCAGCCCCTGTCCAGCACTCGGAGCGACACAGCTTCGGCCAGATGCCGGGTGGCAATGCTGGCGGCATCATCCAGGTCGGCAATGGTCCGGGCCATGCGCAGCACTCTGGCGCATGCCCGCGCGGAAAGGGAAAGACGGTTGACCGCAGCCTCCATCAAGGCATGCCCTTCGGCATCCAGCGCGCAATGCTGATCAAGCAACGCGCCTGAAAGCTCCGCGTTACAGCGCGGCCCATTGCTGCCGTAGCGCGCCCGCTGGGTTGCCCGGGCTTTGAGCACGCGTTCGCGCATCTGTGCGGACGAAGCGCCGCGGCCTGCACCGCGAAAATCCGCATAAGCCACAGCAGGCACTTCCACATGCACGTCAATGCGGTCCAGCATGGGGCCGGAAAGTCGCGACTGATAGCGCACCCGTTGTTCCTCGCGGCAGGTGCACTGGTGCGTGGGGTCGCCGTAATAGCCGCATGGACAGGGATTCATGGCTGCCACAAGCATGCAGGCAGCGGGAAAGTTCACACTGTGCGCGGCGCGCGCAATGGCAGCCACGCCGCCTTCCAGAGGCTGGCGCAGCGCCTCAAGGGCTGTTTTGCGAAATTCCGGCAGTTCGTCCAAAAAAAGAACGCCTCGGTGGGCAAGGCTCACCTCGCCGGGGCGCGGGTATCCCCCGCCGCCCACAAGGGCCACGTCGGATATGGTGTGGTGCGGCGCGCGGAAGGGCCGCACACGCATAAGCCCGGCCTCGGGCGGCAGCTTGCCAGACACGCTGTATATCTTGGTGACTTCCAGGGATTCTTCAAAGTCCAGCGGCGGCAGAATAGTGGGCAGACGCTGCGCCAGCATGGTTTTGCCGCTGCCGGGAGGGCCAATGAGCAGCACGTTATGCCCACCCGCCGCAGCCACTTCCAGCGCGCGTTTGGCAGCCTCCTGCCCTTTGACTTCGGCATAATCCTGCCTGTAGGCAGGAGCCTCGAGCATATCAGCCACCGGTTCGCACAGAGGCTCAAGCGGCTCCGCGCCAGCCAGAAAGGCCGCACAGCGGCCAAGCCCCTCGGGAGCGAACACCTTGAGTCCACGCACCACCGCAGCTTCCGCGCCGTTGCCAGGGGGAACCACCAAGCCTGCGGCTTCATGCTCACGCGCCAGCAGGGCCAGGGGCAGCACGCCGCTCACCGGGCGCAACGCGCCATTGAGCGAAAGCTCGCCCGCAAGATACATGCCCTGCAAAGGCTCCGCAGGTATAATCCCAGCAGCGGCCAGCAGCCCAACGGCCAGCGGCAGGTCATAGCTTGCGCCGCTCTTGCGCCGCCACGCCGGGGCAAGGTTTACCGTAATCCGCGCCGGGGGCAGCTTGAAGCCGCAAGCCCGCAAGGCGGCAAAGACCCTGTCCTTGGCCTCGCGCACCGCTGTTTCCGCCAGCCCCACCATGGTGAAGCCGGGCAGTCCCTGCCGCACGAAGTCCACTTCCAGTTCCACGGGGTAGGCATCCACACCCTCAACCCCGCCGCTGTTCAAACGGACAACCATGCGCTCTCCTTGACCCTGCAAATGATAAGCGGCGCGGATGGTTGCATCTATCCGCGCCGCAAAAGTCTTGCTGTCAGGCGCACCGGGCAAATCCCCTCTACGTCTGCAAGCAGAAGGTACCGCCAGATGCTATTGCACGGCCTTGCCGATGCGATCCCAGCGGATATCACCCAGACCGCCCCACGACCAATAGATGCGCCAAGCTTTGGCGCGTATGGCGTTGCGGTCCACAAGGCCCCAGAAGCGCGAATCCATCGAGTTGTCCCGGTTGTCGCCCATGACAAAATACTTGCCTTCAGGCACGGTGATCGGGCCAAAATTATCGCGCACCGGCTGGATGCGGTCAGGCTCGGTAAAGCGGATATAGGATTCCTTTACCGGCTCACCGTTGCGGAACAGCTGCTTGTTGCGCACCTCAATGGTGTCGCCGGGCGTCCCGATGATGCGCTTGATGTAGTCCACGCTGGGATCATTGGGGTATTCAAAAATGATGATGTCGCCCTTGACCGGGTCGCTCCCCTTGTAAATGTAGGAGTGGGTAAAGGGAATCTTGATGCCGTAGGAAAACTTGCTTGCCAGCAGGTGATCGCCCACAAGCAGGGTTTTGACCATGGATTCCGAAGGAATCTTGAATGCCTGCACCACAAAGGTGCGGATGACCAGAGCCAAAATAAGCGCGACGAACAGAGCTTCGCCGTATTCCCGCCACAGGGGTTTGGGGGGGCGCTGTGATTGCAGAAGCATTGCCATGTGCGAATATTCCTCATGTGCCCTTGGGGCTGGTGAACGTTACATTTTCGGTCGCAAAGTATGCCCTGATGCGAAAGTAAAGGCAAGGAGCAGTGCTTCTTCTCCCTGCGGTTCCGCAAAAAACAGGCCCCCGCCCGGCATCAGCCGGAACAGGAGCCTGTTCAGCAATCACAATGCGTTACCGCTATTGAGCCTGGAGCAGGCTACCTTGCAAGACTCGGCTGCTCCATAAAAGACTCTAGTGGAGGCGCAGGGCAAAGTTGACCACAAAGCACAGGGCAATGACCACCATCACCACGTTAAGATCCTTGAAACGCCCAGAAAGTACCTTGATGCCGACCCAGCTCACAAAGCCAAAGCCAAAGCCCGTGGCGATGTTGAAGGTAAGCGGCATGCTGATGATGGTCAAAAAGGCGGGCAAGGCAACGGTAAAGTCCTTGAACTTGATGCGCCCCACTTCCTGCATCATCATGGCGCCCACGATGATCAGCACCGGGGCCGTGGCATAGGCCGGAGCCATGCCAATCACCGGCGCAAAAAACAGGGTGAGGAAAAAGAGCACCGCAATGGTCACGGCGGTCAGCCCGGTGCGCCCGCCTTCGACCACGCCCGCCGCGCTTTCAAGATAGCTGGTGGCTGTGGTCGCGCCCATGACGGCGCTGGCCATAGTGGCGATTGAGTCGGAAATCAGGGCCTTGTCCAGATTTTCAATGTGCCCGTCTTCACGAATGAACCCGGCTTTCTGAGAAAGGCCGATGAGCACGCCCATGTTGTCGAACAGATCAACCATGGTCAGGGTAAAAATGATGGAGATCAGGCCGTGGTGCAGCGCGCCCTTGAGGTCCATCGCCATGAAGGTCTCTGTGGGCAGGAGCAGGGATGTGTTGATGATGCTGCCCTGCGGCATATGTGGCCCGTTCAGCACCATGTCCGCCGCCGCAATGGCCACGATGCCGATGATCATGGCTCCCGGCACGCGCAGTGCAAGCAGCGCGCTGATGAGGAAGATGCCCGCCACCGAAAGCAGGGTTTTAGGGTCGCCCAGGTTACCGAGGGTCACAAAGGTGGCCGGGCTGGCCACCACGAGGCCACAGCTCTTCATGCCGATAAAGGCGATGAACGCGCCAATACCAACCACGATGGCGTACTTGAGATCCATGGGAACGGCGTTGATGATAAGCTGGCGCACCTTGGTGACGGTGAGCAGCAGAAAGACCACGCCAGAAATGAACACAGCGCCAAGGCCAGTCTGCCATGTATAGCCCGCAGGGCCGCAAACATAGTAGGCAAAAAAGGCCGTGATGCCGAGGCCGGGCGCTACGCCCACGGGAAACTTGGCCCACAGGCCCATGATCAGCGTTGCAATGACGGTAATCCAGATGGTGGCCGCCACGGCGGAATCCTTGGGCATACCGGCGTCAGCAAGCATGCTGGGAACCACAAAAATGAGGTAGCACATGGCCATAAAGCTGGTAAGGCCAGCCCGTATCTCGCGCCGAACCGTACTGCCTCTGGCCGCAGGATTAAACATTTTTTCCAGTATGCCCATGACATCCTCCTCTTGTTGCCGCACCGCGCGCCCAAGATATCAAGTTGTTTTGCGCCGGGGCAGCAGCCCCCATGCCGTTAATCTCTTTGCTTTGCCCTTTGCAGCACAGCCGCTTGCGGCCATCGCTTCCGGGCCTCGCCCCGAGCCTGTGCCCAGATTGGACCTGAACCACAGCCGGGGCGGCCTACCCCTCTACCACCAAATTCTGTTCATCTTATAGAAAGTACGGCGAAATCCGTAATTTTCGCCGTCTGTTCGCATTGTTGGCCCGAACCGTGCACCGGGACAAATATTCTACCCCAGAAAGGCCCGTATGCCCGTAAAAATTACCTGTGCCGCAATGGCGGCCAGCAAAAGCCCCGTCAACTTGGACAGCACGGCAATGCCCGTGCGGTGCAGGGCGCGCACCACGCCATCGGCCATGCACAGCAGCACAAACATGCCAAAGGCAGCGGCCAGCAGCGAAAACACCCCCACCAGCACCTGATGCATCTCTGTGGCGGACGCGCCCATGACCATTACCGCGCCGATGGAGGCAGGCCCCATGCCAAGCGGTATGGCCAGCGGCACAACGCTGATGTCGCCCTCCTTGCCGGAAAGCGCATCCTTGCCGTCATCGTTCATGAGGGAAACTGCCGTAAGAAAAAGCAACACGCCCGCGCCGATACGAAAGGCGTCAAGAGTGAAGCCGAAGAGCGAAAACAGGTGCGGGCCAAACAGGAACAGCGTAACGCCGATAAGAAAGATGGCCGCAGAGGTTTTGGCGGCCACCCTGGATTTTTGTTTTTTATCAAAGCCCTTGGTGCCGCTGATAAAGGCGCTCAGCACGGCAGGGGGCGTCATGAGCGCATAAATTTTGATGCTCGTGCCCACAACTTCAGTAAAAAATTCCATGCGAACTCCCCTTCCTGCGCCGGAAGCCTAGCGTTAGAGCAACTTGCCTGCCCTGCACGAATTGTTGCAAAAATCCGCACATAAAATGTTTGCAAGGCAATGTATCTTGTCCGTTGCCCCAATCATTGCCCTACAGGAAGTTACCCCTGAAGGCAGATTGGAGGCCTTGCTGGCAAGCAAACATTTCAAAATGAAAACACACCAAGGAACACGCGCCGCGAAAGGCCAGAATTTATGAAGGCGGGAGTATGTCATGCAAGAGGCGGCATGTCCATAGCGCCAGCCCGCCTGAACCTGAAATTTCCTACACTGGCGCGCCTTGCACGGCCTGATGCCTGCGCGGTTTCAAGCACCCCCTGCCAGTCTGCCAGCAACCTTGATCAATGCTTCAAAAGCAAACAACAGACCCTGCCGTTCCTGCGCGCCACAGGAGCGTGCAAGAACGACAGGGTTTGTCAATTTGTGGCAGGGGCCCAAGCCGCGTTAATGCCCCACGCTGACGTCTGTCACCACCTGGCCTTTGGGTTTCACACTGAGGCCGCAGCCGCCAAGATTCAGCAAGGCGGCGCATAGGGCAACGCAAGACAAAAGCAGCGCCAGACGGCGCAGCTGCTTGCGGCCTTTAGTCACGGGGTTTCTCCTGAGTAATGCGGGCTCCCGCCTGTACATCCTGAGTAATCCACACATTGCCGCCGATGACGGCCCCCTTGCCCACTGTCACACGGCCAAGAATCGTGGCCCCGGCGTAAACAGTGACGTTGTCGCACAGTATGGGGTGCCGGGGATTGCCCTTGGTGAGGGTTCCGTCCGCATTCTTGGGAAAGGAGAGCGCGCCCAGTGTCACGCCCTGATACAGGCGGC is a genomic window of uncultured Desulfovibrio sp. containing:
- a CDS encoding D-alanyl-D-alanine carboxypeptidase family protein, coding for MTSTRRFCLPLRTLFAIAALLCAALLSQPGAAVSAPAVPPQSSLGVCSAILYDLDRDAILFEQNADQRIPPASLTKVMSMFLAMDQINSGLARIDNTTTISRNAARTGGSRMGLNENEQVTLDQLLTGMAVSSGNDASTAMAEYVGGSVPAFINMMNAKARDLGMRDSYFVNPHGLPAKGQYTTARDMLTLARAYLHTYPDALRFHNTHVLNYRGRVTWNKNPLLGQYPGADGLKTGWINASGYNMIFTALKGDKRLLAVIMGAPDSQIRSIEAFRLLDAGFEVCNSEAPTVLAALDTLPREKYHPDIRKNAREAYHQFAGNDQGEGAQTVHRAKATNHSKQAKATKTAKNKKKNVEKVARQRSNGTDGQAARRVANNAS
- a CDS encoding SDR family NAD(P)-dependent oxidoreductase, producing the protein MKFRGNIAIVTGASTGVGEAIAQELYGRGLTVVITARDSAAIEATARNMDPSGQRVFPMIADVKDHISVKNLIDSIMERWGRIDYLVNNAGITGPHGVSICDYDVEDWQEVIQTDLSGVFYGMKYAIPAMLRNGGGAVVNLSAVNGMVGIPGIAPYTCAKHGVVGLTQSVALEFAEKGIRVNALAPGYVDTPRMKELPESVRQMMAESHPMKRMAKPEEVGKLAAFLLSDEASFITGGCYTVDGGYTAQ
- a CDS encoding MarR family winged helix-turn-helix transcriptional regulator, yielding MENDMLEKSYIPFQCLVINTLNRFNVEGITTAQYEILDALVTNGSKTTTELATLRGISQSGTSKLTKRLLDKNYIVQKKSGTDRRSYDISITPEGRDFLNRAEKFRKELLLTIEAALSEQERETFATLCRKIVASSAKGKEKA
- a CDS encoding YifB family Mg chelatase-like AAA ATPase, giving the protein MVVRLNSGGVEGVDAYPVELEVDFVRQGLPGFTMVGLAETAVREAKDRVFAALRACGFKLPPARITVNLAPAWRRKSGASYDLPLAVGLLAAAGIIPAEPLQGMYLAGELSLNGALRPVSGVLPLALLAREHEAAGLVVPPGNGAEAAVVRGLKVFAPEGLGRCAAFLAGAEPLEPLCEPVADMLEAPAYRQDYAEVKGQEAAKRALEVAAAGGHNVLLIGPPGSGKTMLAQRLPTILPPLDFEESLEVTKIYSVSGKLPPEAGLMRVRPFRAPHHTISDVALVGGGGYPRPGEVSLAHRGVLFLDELPEFRKTALEALRQPLEGGVAAIARAAHSVNFPAACMLVAAMNPCPCGYYGDPTHQCTCREEQRVRYQSRLSGPMLDRIDVHVEVPAVAYADFRGAGRGASSAQMRERVLKARATQRARYGSNGPRCNAELSGALLDQHCALDAEGHALMEAAVNRLSLSARACARVLRMARTIADLDDAASIATRHLAEAVSLRVLDRG
- the lepB gene encoding signal peptidase I, producing the protein MAMLLQSQRPPKPLWREYGEALFVALILALVIRTFVVQAFKIPSESMVKTLLVGDHLLASKFSYGIKIPFTHSYIYKGSDPVKGDIIIFEYPNDPSVDYIKRIIGTPGDTIEVRNKQLFRNGEPVKESYIRFTEPDRIQPVRDNFGPITVPEGKYFVMGDNRDNSMDSRFWGLVDRNAIRAKAWRIYWSWGGLGDIRWDRIGKAVQ
- a CDS encoding NCS2 family permease; this encodes MGILEKMFNPAARGSTVRREIRAGLTSFMAMCYLIFVVPSMLADAGMPKDSAVAATIWITVIATLIMGLWAKFPVGVAPGLGITAFFAYYVCGPAGYTWQTGLGAVFISGVVFLLLTVTKVRQLIINAVPMDLKYAIVVGIGAFIAFIGMKSCGLVVASPATFVTLGNLGDPKTLLSVAGIFLISALLALRVPGAMIIGIVAIAAADMVLNGPHMPQGSIINTSLLLPTETFMAMDLKGALHHGLISIIFTLTMVDLFDNMGVLIGLSQKAGFIREDGHIENLDKALISDSIATMASAVMGATTATSYLESAAGVVEGGRTGLTAVTIAVLFFLTLFFAPVIGMAPAYATAPVLIIVGAMMMQEVGRIKFKDFTVALPAFLTIISMPLTFNIATGFGFGFVSWVGIKVLSGRFKDLNVVMVVIALCFVVNFALRLH
- a CDS encoding MarC family protein, which encodes MEFFTEVVGTSIKIYALMTPPAVLSAFISGTKGFDKKQKSRVAAKTSAAIFLIGVTLFLFGPHLFSLFGFTLDAFRIGAGVLLFLTAVSLMNDDGKDALSGKEGDISVVPLAIPLGMGPASIGAVMVMGASATEMHQVLVGVFSLLAAAFGMFVLLCMADGVVRALHRTGIAVLSKLTGLLLAAIAAQVIFTGIRAFLG